The window TTTCCTTATCTAGGAATGTATCCACGTACTTGGCGTAGATCAAGGTCGTATCCAGGTTGCGGTGGCCCAGCAGCTTACTTGTAGCCGGCAAAGGAATTCCCAAAGAAATGCAAGTCGTAGCGAAAGTATGCCGAGCCAAATGGCAATGGATATACTTTGTAAATCCAAGTTTCTTCGCCGCCTTGCGCAAGCGACGATTGAAGGTGCAGTTTTCCACTACATGGAATACAGGTTCCTCG is drawn from Fibrobacter sp. UWR4 and contains these coding sequences:
- a CDS encoding site-specific integrase, which codes for MFLFSCFTGLRYSDLRSLSASEIYDWKIRKQTHKTGEEVYIPIPVQARLLLPTKLKGEEPVFHVVENCTFNRRLRKAAKKLGFTKYIHCHLARHTFATTCISLGIPLPATSKLLGHRNLDTTLIYAKYVDTFLDKEMRKFNRL